A stretch of Nonomuraea africana DNA encodes these proteins:
- a CDS encoding nuclear transport factor 2 family protein: MDAIERLSITEDLRRLMARYVRYADHQRWQDLANLFTPDGTFTPHKPDGSVWLRMEGREGIAATVGASGGPGVTLVHHLFSDEIDVDSATAAHGVWAMEDIITRPEDAAVSEHIPFRGMHGFGHYHARFVKTNGSWYIAELKQTRVRLDFTN; the protein is encoded by the coding sequence ATGGATGCCATTGAGCGTCTGAGCATTACTGAGGATCTTCGTCGTCTGATGGCTCGCTACGTCCGTTACGCGGATCATCAGCGCTGGCAGGACCTGGCGAATCTGTTCACGCCAGACGGCACGTTCACCCCGCACAAGCCTGACGGATCGGTGTGGCTGCGCATGGAGGGCCGGGAAGGGATCGCCGCCACGGTCGGAGCCAGCGGCGGCCCCGGCGTCACCCTGGTCCACCACCTGTTCTCCGACGAGATCGACGTCGACTCGGCGACCGCCGCCCACGGCGTATGGGCGATGGAGGACATCATCACCCGGCCCGAGGACGCCGCCGTGTCCGAGCACATCCCTTTCAGAGGCATGCACGGGTTCGGCCATTACCACGCACGCTTCGTCAAGACGAACGGTTCCTGGTACATCGCCGAGCTCAAGCAGACCCGGGTTCGCCTGGACTTCACCAACTGA
- a CDS encoding quinone oxidoreductase family protein has translation MRAVVVEEFGGPEVLKVKDWPDPEPGPGDLLVDVDFAGINFMDTGSRVGFGLVGEVPAVLGVEGAGRVAAVGEDVSGFAVGDRVAWVSVFGSYAQKIAMPADQAVPIPDDIPSDVAAATMMQGLTAHHFVTESAPLAEGETALVHAAAGGVGRMVTQLLKLRGARVIGLVSREEKVTAAKAAGADEVLVSSDGDFVDRVLALTDGEGVHAVFDGGGANTFWRSIEVLRRVGTLVYYGPLIGEIPTVRMFDLPRSIRITYAVFADHIHSRELLLGHAGDLFEKIREGKLSVDITGRYPLDAAAQAHIDIESRRTSGKLLLDPRR, from the coding sequence GTGCGCGCAGTAGTGGTAGAAGAGTTCGGCGGCCCCGAAGTCCTCAAGGTGAAGGATTGGCCCGACCCCGAGCCGGGTCCGGGTGATCTCCTGGTGGACGTCGACTTCGCAGGGATCAACTTCATGGACACCGGCTCTCGTGTCGGATTCGGTCTGGTCGGCGAGGTTCCGGCGGTCCTCGGAGTCGAAGGCGCAGGCCGGGTCGCCGCAGTCGGCGAAGACGTCAGCGGATTCGCGGTGGGCGACCGGGTTGCCTGGGTCTCGGTCTTCGGCAGCTATGCGCAGAAGATCGCCATGCCTGCCGACCAGGCGGTCCCGATTCCGGACGATATCCCGAGCGACGTCGCCGCCGCCACGATGATGCAAGGGCTGACCGCGCATCACTTCGTGACCGAGTCGGCGCCGTTGGCGGAGGGTGAAACGGCCCTCGTGCACGCGGCGGCCGGCGGCGTGGGGCGCATGGTCACCCAGTTGCTCAAGTTGCGTGGCGCCCGCGTGATCGGACTGGTCTCCCGGGAGGAGAAGGTCACGGCCGCCAAGGCCGCAGGAGCCGACGAAGTACTCGTCTCCTCGGACGGCGACTTTGTGGACCGAGTCCTGGCTCTCACCGACGGCGAGGGCGTGCACGCGGTCTTCGACGGTGGGGGTGCCAACACCTTCTGGCGGTCGATCGAGGTCCTGCGGCGGGTCGGCACCCTCGTCTACTACGGTCCGCTGATCGGCGAGATCCCCACGGTGCGGATGTTCGACCTGCCCAGGAGCATCCGGATCACCTACGCCGTGTTCGCGGACCACATCCACAGCCGGGAGTTGCTGCTCGGTCACGCCGGGGACCTCTTCGAGAAGATCCGCGAGGGCAAGCTCAGCGTCGACATCACCGGGCGCTACCCGCTGGATGCGGCCGCGCAGGCCCATATCGACATCGAATCGCGGCGCACCTCGGGGAAGCTGCTGCTCGATCCGCGACGGTAG
- a CDS encoding nuclear transport factor 2 family protein translates to MSDVTQHDAFVRDFVSTFNAKDADGLASFLTEDVTFSAYGDKPVHGRAAVIALWRGVFANFAQVRFETVHQAVNGDVVIAEQIHGLALAGGKLVPVMNMAVYELRGGKIAAWRDYTNPAYAASLLQA, encoded by the coding sequence ATGTCCGATGTCACTCAGCACGACGCGTTCGTCCGCGACTTCGTCAGCACTTTCAACGCCAAGGACGCGGACGGGCTCGCCTCGTTCCTGACCGAGGACGTGACCTTCTCCGCGTACGGCGACAAGCCGGTTCACGGGCGCGCAGCGGTGATCGCCCTGTGGAGGGGCGTGTTCGCGAACTTCGCCCAGGTCCGTTTCGAGACCGTGCACCAGGCGGTGAACGGCGACGTGGTCATCGCCGAGCAGATCCACGGGCTCGCACTGGCGGGAGGAAAGCTGGTCCCCGTGATGAACATGGCCGTCTACGAGCTCCGCGGCGGCAAGATCGCGGCCTGGCGCGACTACACCAATCCCGCCTACGCCGCCTCGCTCCTGCAGGCCTGA
- a CDS encoding aldehyde dehydrogenase family protein translates to MSPSGVASKGVDNSMHIAQEELFGPVLVVIANDSDYGLS, encoded by the coding sequence GTGAGCCCGTCAGGGGTGGCGTCCAAGGGGGTCGACAACTCCATGCACATCGCCCAGGAGGAGCTCTTCGGCCCAGTCCTGGTCGTCATCGCCAACGACTCCGACTACGGCCTGTCCTGA
- a CDS encoding AAA family ATPase, with the protein MHALVGREAEQQALSAFIASPEEGALVLRGETGVGKSVLLEHVADLASATGHRVIRAAGAEAEAELPFAGLHQLLYPLLPDMDRLDGVHRAVLGAVFGRCDGPAPSVMAVGLAVLDLLALAASATPLLMVIDDGQWLDVTSTAVCGFVGRRLADSKVKLLVGVRSGVPVGFDSAGLSELHVPPLSREASQQVLDSHYPALAPHIRVLVLDEAMGVPLALVELPPLLSSAPSGHGVEEAFGAGGVPLPRRLQHVYGARVAALTPAVRTELLRGALDGVSARTGSSPVRAVRYRMLNADEAAACGLLDVDPYTGEFVFRHPLVRSTVVRMATPNERRAAHTVLAQLHRQDVERHATHLAAAAIDPNEQVAAALEAAAASARRRGGEAAAVAWLTRAAELSENRESRSRRLGDAAFIAGQAGLLERAQHLVHSGTTHGVPSPAAVAASAYVALYEDGEVCSTHRQLLNVIENIRDRAEGEPHDVLTPLVNLLLVISQYASNCAMWERTHAVLASVKHLIPSNSLVYQDAWSDVLRRGTGLHERVESAFVNFPQLDPWDVARLCDVAYRVGALGRYRSHLQRTMEREREREVGAKAGDISMLHLLLLDQMAAGQWEAAEQTGRRSLELATVRGLTLFAYQSRAYLAVLAAMRGRVEQARELQAMVDSWAAPRGIGLLTQLADTAGTVAALSEGDYEAAYLHASGITHPGTFEPYLHQASGTLLDLVEAALHTGRTEQARRHALAAQTAGLPDISPRLALLTYGVLSMTATNDREAAEMYARAEAHPAGANFPFELARIRLAHGIRLRHNHGRKAARQLLASAATCFEQLGATGWAERARTELRTIDNSSRTSPIPLTSLTWQERRIADLAASGLTNKEIGERTHLSPRTVSSHLYRVFPKLGITSRAALRDALGRLPDLASA; encoded by the coding sequence ATGCATGCCCTGGTGGGTCGGGAGGCCGAGCAGCAGGCCCTCTCGGCGTTCATCGCCTCGCCCGAGGAGGGAGCCCTCGTCCTACGAGGCGAAACGGGCGTCGGCAAGAGCGTGCTGCTGGAACACGTCGCGGACCTCGCGTCGGCGACGGGCCACCGCGTGATCCGAGCTGCCGGGGCCGAAGCCGAAGCCGAGCTGCCGTTCGCCGGACTGCACCAACTGCTCTACCCACTGCTCCCTGACATGGACCGGCTCGACGGCGTCCACCGGGCGGTCCTCGGCGCGGTCTTCGGGAGGTGCGACGGGCCGGCGCCGTCCGTGATGGCCGTGGGCCTCGCGGTCCTCGACCTGCTCGCCCTCGCGGCGTCCGCGACGCCTCTTCTGATGGTGATCGACGACGGCCAGTGGCTGGACGTCACAAGCACCGCGGTGTGCGGATTCGTCGGCCGACGTCTGGCCGACAGCAAGGTGAAGCTGCTCGTGGGCGTGCGCTCCGGCGTCCCCGTGGGATTCGACAGCGCCGGGCTTTCCGAACTGCACGTGCCGCCCTTGTCGCGGGAGGCCTCGCAACAGGTACTGGACAGCCATTACCCCGCCTTGGCCCCGCACATCCGGGTTCTCGTCCTGGATGAGGCGATGGGCGTCCCTCTGGCGCTCGTGGAACTGCCGCCCTTGCTCAGCAGTGCCCCATCCGGACACGGCGTCGAGGAGGCGTTCGGGGCCGGGGGCGTGCCGCTTCCGCGTCGCCTCCAGCACGTCTACGGAGCACGCGTGGCGGCCCTGACCCCTGCTGTTCGCACGGAACTCCTGCGCGGTGCCCTCGACGGCGTCAGCGCGCGAACCGGCTCCAGTCCGGTGCGGGCGGTGCGGTACCGCATGCTGAACGCCGACGAAGCGGCCGCCTGCGGACTGCTGGACGTGGACCCGTACACCGGTGAGTTCGTCTTCCGGCATCCGCTCGTCCGTTCCACCGTGGTGCGGATGGCAACTCCCAACGAGCGCCGGGCCGCTCACACCGTTCTGGCCCAGCTGCACCGGCAGGACGTTGAACGGCACGCCACGCATCTGGCTGCGGCGGCGATCGACCCGAACGAACAGGTCGCAGCCGCGCTTGAGGCGGCTGCCGCCTCGGCGAGGCGGCGGGGCGGTGAAGCCGCGGCCGTCGCGTGGCTGACCCGAGCCGCGGAGCTGAGCGAGAACCGCGAGAGCCGTTCTCGCAGGCTCGGAGACGCGGCGTTCATCGCCGGGCAGGCCGGTCTCCTGGAGCGGGCTCAGCATCTCGTCCACTCCGGCACCACGCATGGGGTCCCGTCTCCGGCTGCCGTGGCCGCAAGCGCCTACGTGGCCCTCTACGAGGACGGGGAGGTGTGTTCCACGCACCGTCAACTGCTGAACGTGATCGAGAACATCCGTGACCGGGCTGAAGGCGAGCCGCACGACGTCCTCACGCCCTTGGTGAACCTCCTGCTCGTGATCAGCCAGTATGCGAGCAACTGCGCCATGTGGGAAAGGACCCATGCCGTGCTCGCCTCAGTGAAGCATCTGATCCCATCCAACTCGCTTGTCTACCAGGATGCCTGGAGCGATGTGCTGCGCCGGGGGACCGGGCTGCACGAGCGTGTGGAAAGCGCGTTCGTCAACTTTCCCCAGCTGGACCCCTGGGACGTCGCCCGGCTGTGCGACGTCGCCTACCGCGTGGGCGCCCTGGGCCGGTACCGGTCACATCTCCAGCGGACGATGGAGCGGGAGCGGGAGCGGGAGGTCGGGGCCAAGGCCGGCGACATATCCATGCTGCACTTGCTCCTTCTCGACCAGATGGCCGCTGGGCAATGGGAGGCCGCCGAGCAGACGGGCCGGCGCAGCCTGGAACTGGCAACGGTTCGCGGACTCACCCTCTTCGCCTACCAGAGCCGCGCCTATCTGGCCGTCCTCGCGGCCATGCGAGGTCGAGTCGAGCAAGCACGTGAGCTGCAGGCCATGGTCGACTCCTGGGCCGCCCCACGCGGGATAGGCCTCCTGACCCAGCTTGCCGACACCGCCGGCACAGTCGCTGCGCTGAGCGAAGGGGACTACGAAGCGGCGTATCTCCATGCCAGCGGCATCACCCATCCCGGCACGTTCGAGCCGTATCTTCACCAGGCCTCGGGGACCCTGCTCGACCTCGTCGAAGCCGCCCTCCACACGGGTCGCACGGAACAGGCCCGACGGCACGCGCTGGCAGCCCAGACCGCCGGGCTCCCGGACATCTCGCCCCGGCTGGCCCTGCTCACCTACGGAGTTCTCTCGATGACGGCGACCAACGATCGGGAGGCCGCCGAGATGTACGCGCGGGCCGAAGCGCACCCGGCGGGGGCGAACTTCCCCTTCGAGCTGGCCCGGATCCGCCTGGCCCACGGCATCCGCCTGCGGCACAATCATGGCCGCAAGGCCGCACGGCAGTTGCTGGCCAGCGCTGCCACCTGCTTCGAACAGCTCGGTGCCACAGGGTGGGCCGAGCGGGCGCGCACCGAGTTGCGCACCATCGACAACTCCTCCCGCACCTCGCCGATCCCCCTGACCTCGCTGACCTGGCAGGAGCGCCGCATCGCGGATCTCGCCGCCAGCGGCCTGACCAACAAGGAGATCGGCGAACGAACACACCTGTCTCCTCGAACCGTCAGCTCGCATCTCTACCGTGTCTTTCCCAAGCTGGGCATCACATCACGCGCCGCACTGCGCGACGCACTGGGTCGGCTCCCCGACCTGGCGAGCGCGTGA
- a CDS encoding alpha/beta fold hydrolase: MQTTTPEPVVVLVHGAFAESSSWNGVIERLIAAGVTAVAVANPLRGVRTDAEYLRDVVASLGRPVVLVGHSYGGLVITQAAAGDPAVRALVYVAAFAPEIGESALELSNRFPGSTLGDAVVLRALTGGGTELSIDPAKFPPQFAADADPREAALMAVTQRPISEAALTEGLTGAAPAWRDLPSWFVWGDADRNIPAEALRFMAERAGGKELAEIPGAGHALPVTQPGPVADSILQAVTVIRA; the protein is encoded by the coding sequence ATGCAGACAACAACCCCTGAACCCGTAGTCGTCCTCGTCCACGGCGCGTTCGCCGAGTCGTCCAGCTGGAACGGCGTGATCGAGCGCCTCATCGCCGCGGGGGTGACCGCGGTGGCGGTCGCCAACCCCCTGCGCGGCGTCCGCACCGACGCCGAGTACCTCCGGGACGTCGTCGCGTCCCTCGGCCGCCCGGTGGTCCTGGTCGGCCACTCCTACGGCGGCCTTGTCATCACCCAGGCGGCCGCCGGCGACCCGGCCGTCCGGGCACTGGTCTACGTGGCCGCCTTCGCCCCCGAGATCGGCGAGAGCGCGCTGGAACTGTCCAACCGGTTCCCCGGCAGCACGCTTGGCGACGCCGTCGTGCTCCGGGCACTGACCGGTGGCGGCACCGAGCTGTCGATCGACCCGGCGAAGTTCCCGCCGCAGTTCGCCGCGGACGCCGACCCGCGCGAGGCCGCACTGATGGCGGTCACGCAGCGACCGATATCCGAGGCCGCGCTCACCGAGGGCCTCACCGGCGCCGCACCCGCGTGGCGGGACCTGCCGAGTTGGTTCGTCTGGGGCGACGCCGATCGCAACATCCCCGCCGAGGCGCTGCGCTTCATGGCCGAGCGCGCCGGCGGCAAGGAGCTGGCCGAGATCCCCGGCGCCGGGCACGCCCTGCCGGTCACCCAGCCCGGTCCGGTGGCCGACTCGATCCTGCAAGCCGTCACGGTCATCCGCGCCTGA
- a CDS encoding helix-turn-helix transcriptional regulator produces MARPGGRSRRPDPDGEHIAVERSEGIGFTLINYNKAVLHNGLGRFAEARNAAALATASPTESAFASWALSELVEAAVRCGDRTQAVQAVERLARTTTPSTTEWGLGTEARSRALISEGAEADELYREAIERLGHSRGTVALARAHLLHGEWLRMQERGGEAREQLTTAHEMFAAIGAEAFAERTRLELAACGVSVPQSAQQRTVELTEQERQIARRARDGRSNAEIGAELFLSARTIEWHLRKVFNKLGISSRRELRTALP; encoded by the coding sequence GTGGCGCGGCCGGGAGGCCGAAGCCGTCGGCCTGATCCAGACGGTGAGCACATCGCGGTCGAGCGAAGCGAGGGCATCGGTTTCACCCTGATCAACTACAACAAGGCCGTCCTGCACAACGGCCTCGGTCGTTTCGCAGAGGCGAGGAACGCGGCAGCGCTGGCGACGGCCAGCCCCACGGAGTCCGCGTTCGCCTCCTGGGCATTGAGCGAGCTGGTCGAGGCGGCCGTCCGCTGCGGCGACCGTACCCAGGCCGTCCAGGCCGTCGAACGGCTGGCCCGGACCACCACCCCCAGCACGACGGAGTGGGGCCTGGGCACGGAGGCGCGCTCGCGGGCCCTGATCAGTGAGGGCGCCGAGGCCGACGAGCTCTACCGCGAGGCTATAGAGCGGCTCGGACACAGCCGCGGCACGGTCGCGCTGGCCCGGGCCCACCTGCTCCACGGCGAATGGCTGCGCATGCAGGAACGCGGCGGGGAGGCACGCGAGCAGCTGACCACGGCGCACGAGATGTTCGCGGCCATCGGCGCCGAGGCGTTCGCCGAGCGAACGCGCCTCGAACTGGCAGCCTGCGGCGTGTCGGTGCCGCAGAGCGCCCAACAGCGGACGGTCGAACTGACGGAGCAGGAACGCCAGATCGCCCGGAGGGCCCGGGACGGCCGCTCGAACGCCGAGATCGGAGCCGAGCTGTTCCTGAGCGCCCGCACCATCGAGTGGCACCTGCGCAAGGTGTTCAACAAGCTCGGGATCAGCTCACGGCGTGAGCTGCGCACGGCCCTTCCGTAG
- a CDS encoding AAA family ATPase, protein MTMLLGRRTECAALDALLKAMRDGRSEALVLLGEAGVGKTALLDYAQQAGGDLKVLRVAGVESEMELPYAALHQLCLPLLDGIDRLPAPQADALATTFGLRAGEASGPFLVGLGLLNLLAEAARERPLLCVVDDAHWLDDASAQVVAFVARRLRAESVLMLLASRRPIASMRGLPELAVQGLAEDAAQQLLSSVVRWPLDDGVRAAMLAEARGNPLALLELPLASPDRLAGGFGLLEASALTGRIEESFRRRIAELPADARELLLLAAADSSGDPVLMWRAAAALGLSPEAGSAVQEAELLTIGVRVAFRHPLVRSAVYRVATADARRRVHSALAEATSREADPDRRAWHLAHAAADRNEAVAAELEASADRAQGRGGLSAAGAFLERAAALTGDPAVRAERELAAARYKYHAGAPEGARILLDKVESGPSDDLRAAHVGQLRGHLAFATGRAAEAPVLLLETAQRFEQLDPVLSRETYLDAITYSLLAGRFAGRATVAEVAASAQTAPAPGRSPRAQDLLLDAFAVLYTDGHAKGTRPMQRALDAFRRDELPVTEAMRWLAIACHGACETWDDVAWEALAELNLRHTRDVGALVMLPVALTQRIAAHLHAGRFPAAAELLEEAEAVAEATGIARPAYDAAAVAAWRGREAEAVGLIQTVSTSRSSEARASVSP, encoded by the coding sequence ATGACCATGCTGCTCGGGCGACGCACGGAATGCGCGGCACTGGACGCGTTGCTCAAGGCCATGCGCGACGGCCGCAGCGAGGCTCTGGTGCTCCTGGGTGAGGCGGGTGTCGGCAAGACCGCACTGCTCGACTACGCGCAACAGGCCGGCGGCGACCTGAAGGTCCTGCGGGTCGCCGGAGTCGAGTCCGAGATGGAACTCCCCTATGCGGCACTGCACCAGCTGTGCCTGCCGCTGCTGGACGGAATCGACCGTCTGCCGGCACCCCAGGCGGACGCACTGGCGACGACCTTCGGTTTGCGCGCCGGTGAGGCTTCCGGCCCGTTCCTCGTCGGACTCGGCCTGCTCAATCTGCTCGCCGAGGCGGCCCGCGAACGCCCGCTGTTGTGCGTGGTGGACGACGCCCACTGGCTCGACGACGCGTCAGCGCAGGTTGTGGCATTCGTGGCGCGCAGGCTGCGTGCCGAGTCGGTGCTCATGCTGCTTGCGAGCCGCCGGCCGATAGCCAGCATGCGCGGCCTGCCCGAGTTGGCGGTCCAGGGACTCGCAGAGGACGCCGCACAGCAGCTGTTGAGTTCCGTGGTGCGCTGGCCGCTCGACGACGGAGTCCGCGCCGCGATGCTCGCCGAGGCCCGCGGCAACCCACTGGCGTTGCTCGAACTTCCACTCGCCTCCCCGGACCGGCTCGCCGGCGGCTTCGGCCTGCTCGAAGCATCAGCGCTCACCGGACGGATCGAGGAGAGCTTCCGGCGCCGCATCGCCGAGCTGCCCGCCGACGCCAGGGAGTTGCTGCTGCTCGCGGCAGCCGACTCGTCCGGCGATCCGGTCCTGATGTGGCGGGCCGCAGCGGCTCTCGGGCTGAGCCCCGAGGCGGGCAGTGCCGTGCAGGAGGCGGAGCTGCTCACGATCGGGGTCCGGGTGGCGTTCCGCCACCCGCTGGTGCGTTCCGCGGTGTATCGCGTGGCCACGGCTGACGCACGCCGCCGGGTGCACAGTGCCCTGGCCGAGGCGACGTCACGGGAAGCCGATCCGGACCGGCGGGCCTGGCACCTCGCGCACGCCGCCGCGGACCGGAACGAGGCTGTCGCCGCCGAGCTGGAGGCGTCGGCGGACCGGGCCCAGGGACGCGGCGGGCTGTCGGCAGCCGGGGCGTTCCTGGAACGCGCTGCCGCACTGACCGGCGATCCGGCGGTGCGCGCCGAACGCGAGCTCGCCGCGGCCAGGTACAAGTACCACGCGGGCGCGCCTGAGGGCGCCCGGATTCTGCTCGACAAGGTGGAGTCCGGTCCGTCCGACGATCTGCGGGCCGCCCACGTCGGGCAGTTGCGCGGGCATCTGGCGTTCGCCACCGGACGAGCCGCCGAGGCACCGGTACTGCTGCTGGAGACCGCACAGCGGTTCGAGCAGCTCGACCCCGTCCTGTCCAGGGAGACCTATCTGGATGCCATCACCTACTCACTGCTGGCGGGCCGGTTCGCCGGCCGCGCCACCGTGGCGGAGGTGGCCGCTTCCGCGCAGACGGCTCCCGCGCCGGGCCGGTCTCCGCGCGCGCAGGACCTGCTGCTCGACGCCTTCGCCGTTCTGTACACCGACGGGCACGCCAAGGGCACCCGACCGATGCAGCGGGCTCTGGACGCCTTCCGGCGCGACGAGCTCCCGGTCACGGAGGCCATGCGCTGGCTCGCCATCGCCTGCCATGGGGCCTGCGAGACCTGGGACGACGTGGCCTGGGAGGCGCTGGCCGAGCTGAATCTCCGTCACACCAGGGATGTCGGCGCGTTGGTGATGCTGCCGGTCGCGCTGACCCAACGGATCGCGGCCCACCTGCACGCGGGCCGGTTCCCGGCCGCGGCCGAGCTGCTCGAGGAGGCGGAGGCCGTTGCCGAGGCGACCGGAATCGCCCGCCCCGCCTACGACGCGGCGGCGGTGGCCGCGTGGCGCGGCCGGGAGGCCGAAGCCGTCGGCCTGATCCAGACGGTGAGCACATCGCGGTCGAGCGAAGCGAGGGCATCGGTTTCACCCTGA